aaagaacagcaCTGCACTTCGGGTAACTCGCTGGGAAACTTTATGATTTGGCCTCGTGTACAGAATGTTTACACAATTTTAGCATACTGCAAATTCGGATATTTTTCTTGTGGCTTGccgcaaatcaaacaaattttcgccagcaaatgaaattgtttacAAAAGCTAACCAAATCGTAGGCAAACGTAAAAATATTTCGCCAACAAGAGAAAAACCAACTTGGGCCACATCAAATTTTTAGCCAGTTTGCGGTGCTTCAACATGGTACTTCATTTCGAACTGTTcacatatttaattttctgctCCTTTCCGCAAAAGCGGAATGCCAATAACAATTCCCCAGGACATTGCAGGACATGCCAGCACAGCAGCAGGCGCAACAATTACACGAAAATATTGAGTGGGAAAAAtcgtagcatacttttaagCTGTTGCACCGTAGCGAGTGCATTGGTTTTTGTGGGCAAAATTTCGGGAGGAAAGCGGAAAGTTGGAAAAGCGCTTGGGAAGAGAGAGCAACAATTTTTGCTCGTTCTGTTTACCTTGGTTcgtttaagcaaatatttttaattggctATGATTTAATGCGACTTGCTTCTACTTGTCGCTTGTatacattttgtattttattcaatatatatatattttttttttttttttgaattttttatcTTATTTGTTGTTGATGAACACACTCGATCTGAAGGTTTTGGGGaaacgcacgcacacacgcacagacgACACTTACACACACTTGGACGCGCGGGAGCTGCCACAGAGGGAATTGgagtatttattttctttgaattttCTTTGACTTTTCTTGTTTTGGCAGTTTTTTCTTCACGCACTAGCCAGCAAGTTTCTTTTTATGCACCTCGATAGTCAGCGACTTTAAATTTGGCTATGATTCGATTGCGATTTCGGTTCGATGTTGGGGCTTCCCCGCTAATTTTCCCACTCTGCACGGGACAGCTGAACTAACGGTACACACACGCCAAGGCAGGCGAATGGCGGCAGCTCGGAGTAAGTGCGTCCTGTCTGGTTGTACCCTAACGACTTAATGCGCTCAACGCAGCTTTTCACACGGCCATGGACCACGAGCCACGCAGCATCCACAATTTGACTCAATCCGAAACggaaaacgaaaaacgaaGCTTCCAGCCGAGCGCAGCCGAACGGTTTGAGTCACCGCGTTAGGGAGTCCGTTTTGGTCCTGTGTATTCTGTGGCACGAGTGAAAGCTGCCCTGGAATGTTTACAGTCGAGTAACGAGCGAGCAACAGCAGGACCTCTGCCAGCGGAGACGCCAACAGCAGCCGAGGCAGCGTGATTGTGGGCGTCCGTCGCTGGTCAATGTCTCTATACTATACCTGAAAAAATAATGGGCCTGGACAGGGACACGGCTCGgagcactcaaaaaaaaatatatatgctgCTTTCGAGGGAGTCACTAGAATCTCTGGAGATCTGGAGATTCGCATATGCTGACATACTTTAAGCCCAAAAGAAGTACGACTATTGCATACCGAAGCGAAAGTCTAAGCCCTGTGGCACCATTTATAATAGCATCTTAATGGACTTCTAAACGTTTCAGTTGACACTTCTCACAATTAAGTTAATAATCTTTTTTATTATACAATAATATAAGTTTCTAATACATCTAACGTATACTTAAtaatattgcgtatacgtcaTTCATATATAAGCCCTTTAGTTAGTTTGATTGTGTATTATTTGATTACTTTTGTTCAATTTATTTCTTaactatgtatatgtatttattaaataaactaCGTTTTTTTTGAAGGAATATTgtaatatacaatatttttccaGCGTAGTCATCCCTGTAGACGAACCCTAATTAATGAGCGACAAGTGCGCGCCCAGACTCTGGGCTTTTATGAAGTTGGTGCCGAAGCTCGAAGATGAAACGCTGCTGGATGACTGGCTAATATTTTAGTAGGCGGAGGAGACAGCGACAGCTGCAGCGATTTATAAAGACACAGGCGGAATTCCAAGGAAATAATGTCACAGCTGGCTGGTAGGAAGAAGAATGAATCCAGCAACATGAGCACACTTATCATTTTTATCATTCCAGTTGACCTTGAAAAAATCGTTGAATGCCCATTGCGATAATCCCCCAAATTGGCCTACTGTGCGGGAGAGCTTATAGCAGACGAGCTTACGAGCATGAATTATAgaaaccaataaaattaagtgcattaatttatttctgtTGCTCTTGCGCTGGCATACGAAATTGGAAGTTGGCACTGCCAAAAGCCAAGGgcaaaataatcaaatataacaaaaacgaTAACAGGATTATATTTGATGCATACACTTATAGGGATGCACATGCAATCATAAAGCCGCTGGGCAGATTACATTTGGAGagcactgtgtgtgtgtgtgtgttgttgttgtagccGCCAACACAATGAAATGAACAACAGACATCCTTTAATATCATTAATTGCGGCCGAAATGGATTAATCAAGAAAATGACTTGTAATTGTACCAAATAGACAATGAACGGTATATGCATTTTAGCTAATATTATTCATAGTGCCGAACTTAATATATAACAAAATTATTCCTATTAGCTTGTTCGTCATTTTGAAACATATGCGAACTAAATAAAGTTTGTATTTCTAATAGCATTTCTCAAGTTTTTATCGTTAATTAGCTCAAGAAATTTCAATATTCTAGCTAATAAACCATTTTAATAGGTATGTGATACGGTTCGAGTCCGAGCTAGTTATCTGTGTTTTGTACCCACTGCCTTAACTGTCCTAATACTATAGATGGCGCTTTAGTTAGCACTGACTGTTAACTCAGTTCTGTTAAGCGACTGAAAAACGCACGAGCCCAATAATCAATACGGTCTTTCCAACGTGCTTGAGCTTGGTCACTCTGCCATCATCGTGCGAATTAAAGttcagcagccaaaaatgccGGAAGGGAATAAAATCGACTTGTCCGGGGACGGTGGCGTCCTAAAGGAGATCCTGAAAGAGGGCACGGGCACAGAGACGCCGCACAGCGGATGCACTGTGTCCCTGCACTATACGGGTCGCCTGGTCGATGGCACGGAATTCGATTCCAGCCTCAGTCGCAATGAGCCCTTCGAATTTTCGCTCGGCAAAGGTGAGTGTGTCGCCGGCAAATTCGCGAAACTTCTATTTAATGTACTTGCCACCGGACACCTGCAGGCAATGTGATCAAGGCCTTCGACATGGGAGTTGCCACCATGAAGCTCGGCGAGCGCTGCTTCCTAACATGTGCTCCAAACTACGCTTACGGAGCTGCCGGCAGCCCGCCAGCCATTCCGCCGGATGCTACTCTGATTTTTGAGGtaggaaatgaaattttattgGTTAACTAAATATGGAAAATTCCAGATTTTATGCGTTTCTTAAGAATTTTACATATAGATGAGTAACTCCTAACTAACCGTTAAAACTCTTCCTCTTAGCTGGAGATGCTCGGCTGGAAGGGCGAGGATTTGAGTCCCAACCAGGACGGAAGTATTGACCGCACCATTTTGGAAGCCAGCGATAAAAAGCGCACTCCCAGCGATGGCGCCTTTGTCAAGGGTAGGTTTATCACATTCATGCGGTGACTATGTATATCTTATGCGGTTATTCAAATACAGCTCACATTTCTGGTAGTTTCGAGGGCCGCGTGTTTGAGGATCGCGATGTGGAGTTTGATTATGGCGAGGGTAAGGCCATCGGCATTATCGATGGTGTCGAAATTGCCCTGGAGAAGATGAACGTAGGCGAGACCTCCAGGTAAGATAGATCCCTTTGAGCATTAGAAGCTTTTCAGACTAACTTATAAACGCGCGTAATAGAATCAAGATCCAGGCCAAGTATGCATTTGGAGCAAAGGGCAATGAGGAGTTTAAGATTCCACCAAATGCCACAGTGGAGTACACAGTAAAGCTCGTCGACTGCGGCAAGGGACTGGAGGAGTGGAAACTGAGCGACGAGGAGCGCCTGGCTGAGGCCAAGGTGTACAAGGAGAAGGGCACCAACTACTTTAAGAAGGAGAACTGGGCTCTAGCCATTAAGATGTACACCAAGTGCAAGAACATTTTGCCCACCACTGTCCATACCAATGAGGAGGTGAAGAAGATTAAGGTGGCCACGCACAGCAACATTGCTCTGTGCCACCAAAAGTCCAACGATCACTTCGAAGCCAAGCAGGAGGTGAGTACATGCGCTCAAATCGGATAATTTATACATTTGACTATTTTATATTAGTGTAATGAGGTTTTGGCTTTGGATAAGAACAATGTAAAGGCTCTCTACCGTCGTGGCCAATGCAACTTGACTATCAATGAGCTGGAAGATGCACTAGAGGACTTCCAAAAGGTAACCAAGATAAACGTATATTTATTGAGTTAATACAATGTATTGCTATTTATTCGATTAGGTCATCCAATTGGAGCCTGGCAACAAAGCGGCTGCCAACCAAGTGATCATCTGCAAGCAGAAACTCAAAGAGAGCAAGAACAAGGAGAAGAAACTCTATGCCAACATGTTCACCAAACTGGCTGCCAACGACAAAGAGGTATTGCCTACAActgaataaattcaaataaagtACAACATTTCTATATCGTTCCTCCGCGTGTTTTCTGCGTTCCTTGAAATCACCAATTTTTCACCGATTGTTAGACCGAACCTCCGCGGGAAACTGACGTGCTGAGCAAGTGCGGAGAGTGGTCTGAAGAGGATGCCAAGCGCGAAGCAGAATTGACGCTGGAGCGCGACAATATAATCATGATCTAATTCAGATCGACTAGTGCTTTAAGAAATATTCCCTAGGGTTTATAATCCCACATCGAAAATCCAGTAATGTAATGAAGAAATGGTCTTAATGCTTAtacgaaataaatataaacgcTTTGAGAGCTATGTATATCGATGGTCAAGTATTTCGTGGTAGCAGCTGAAAGCTGGGTCTCGTCTCCCTATCTCGCAGCCACAATGGCGATGTGGGCACCTGTGACTTAATATATTCGGAGGCCTTAAAACAGTATCCGGAACAGAATTTCTTGCGTTCTGTGATGTCGTATACTTTGTTTTTGGAAGCGGAGATACTGTACTTTTGCTTGGGAACGCTAAAAGAGTAGTTATAAAGGATAATTATTGGAAGAACCTCTAGATTCTGTTGGAACACTTACTTTTCTAGAACTGTCGAACAAAGTGGATATCCgcaaagtttgtttatttcccGCTCATCCACTATGTCTGAATAATTTGGGGGGCCAATCTCACAGAGCTGCGTGTACAGGAAATGCTTAGTCTACCCGTCAagcttttaatttgcattattttACCAGGGACAGGAACTCGGGCTCCGGTATTCCGGGCTCCAAAAGCCGCACCACGATTTCATGGGCTCTCGCAATCGCCGCTCGTTTCTTTACCACCGCCGCTATCAGTTGTTGTCTGGAAAACAGTGAGTACTTCACTCAGTGATAttgaatatgtatttattttaatttaccTCAACTGCTCCCCTTTTTCTGTAGTCATTTTACGCTTCCAAAATTTGCAATTGAGATGGTCGATAACAACCTTCGATAGACACTTAGTTGGGAAATATGCGGTCAATCGGTAGCAAACAATCGATATTAATATCAATGGAATGGTCACTCTGTTTTTGCAAAAcgtaaataaaaaacaaattgaattgataACAAAAATGGTTTGCGAGAAGTGCGAGGCCAAGCTCTCCAAAGTTTCAGCGCCCAATCCCTGGCGAACGAGCACAGCTCCTGCGGGAGGACGTAAAATCAACGAGAACAAGGCTTTATCCTCGGCCCGCGAGCGATACAATCCCATAGGGACTGCTTTACCACCTTGCCGGTAGGGAAATCTCCTCAAGAATTCATCTGCATATCTTAATCTGATTTTTAATTATCCAGAATCTGCCGACAGAAAGTGCACCAGATGGGTTCGCACTATTGCCAGGCGTGCGCCTACAAAAAGGCCATATGCGCCATGTGCGGCAAGAAGATCATGAACACCAAGAACTACAAGCAGAGCTCAACGTGATGCAGTTTATCAAAGGATGCACTTAAGACTAAACTAACCATAGACAACAGAATAATTATAACCTATAGTACAACAAATGCCTTACTAATCAGTTCTCGGATGGCGTCTTTTCCCGTTTTCGCTTGGCATTTTGGATCTGGGTTGAGTAGCTCAAGCCGTCTTTGTCGAATTCCAGTGGCATGATGCCCAGGTCGCCGGAATAACGATTCTTGGCAATTTGGAGATACTTCTTGCCCCGCACAGAAGTCAGCCTCTTGTCTTGAATGATCAACACGTTGTCCGCTTCTTGGGTGGCCTTTGCTGTGCCGAAAACCGAGCTGGTGGTCAGCTCGTCCTCCTGCCGCTCCTTGCGCGGATGCATTACGAGTGTCACGTGTACATTGTGCTTGGTGGCAAAGGAGCGAAAGGCAGCTATAATAGAGTCCTGTTCAAAGAACTTGTCGCCTCGAAATGTGGACACGCCCATCATAAATTGCAGATTGTCAATGATCACGTGCATCACATCGTGCACATACGACGCATGCTCGATGGCTTCCAGAACCGGCTTAAGGGGCTGCTGTCCGTGGAAGGTCATAAAGTATAGCGGCAAACGCTCAAACTCCGCTGCCCAGTGGTTAAACTCATGCAACCGGTCGTCCAACGGGTAGCCCACATACTGGCGAAGCAAGGTGGCCGCCAGCCGGGTGTTTCGGATCTCAAAAGAGCCCCACAGCGTGTTTACGCCCTGCATGGCCAGATCCAGAGAGTACTCGCTCATAAAGGTTGTCTTTCCACTACCCGTGGGTCCTGTGAGGATTGTCAACTCTCCCCTCCGATGGCCTTTGAGCAGCTTATTCAGTACTGGAAAGCGCTTCCACTTTACTCCATTGACTTTCTCGATGTTTTGCAACTCGCTGAGAATGTCATTTCGCATTGCTCCGAATGTTGTGATGGCCTTGTGCTGCACCGGTGTCGCTTTGGCCAGGATGTGGCGCAGATTGAGTCGTCGGCGCAGAGCCAAATGTGGCGCAGGTTCCGTCTCAGTAGGTCGGATTAACAGGCATCGCCTTTCGTCCAACTTTAACGCAAAAGCTCTAGCTGCATCCCAGCTGTGACTGGCATCGTAGTGCAACCAAAAGATGAGCTCTTTGAAGCGTTCCAAGGCGGGCAGACACTCTTGTGGTAGAGTCTTCAGTTCGTAGGGCAGGCATACAACGCAATCTAGGagacaatttaatttttaaattaaattatatctTAAATGTGTACTAGCTGAGCCAAACTGGTttccaaattatttttaattgatatcTTAAATATATCACCCTAGGATTTCTTCACTATTCTGCAACCAATGAAAAATATTCCTAAAAGCTATGTTTTCACTTACGCGTTTCAATGTTCTGTGTGGCAAGGACAATAAAGTCAATTAGATTGCTGACTAGAACCGCTTTGGTTTTGTTCATCGCACCGTGAATCAGCAGCCCGGAGCTGGAGCTGCTCTGGAAGATCTCCTCCCGTCGATCGCCCAGATATAACACCTTTTCGCCAACCTCCACTTGCGCGGCATTGCGTAACTTAAAGTGGagcagctgttgctgcggctCCCACTGTGCTCCTATGGCATTTAGTTGGTCCTCCTTCAAGCCCTTGATTCCCAAAGCTGCACAGGCCTCGGGAGTAACCACGGCCAGGTGGGGAAATCGGGATTCATAGACCGGCTGCCTCTGCAGCGGTTGCTTATAGCCAACCGGCTTGGGCAACTGATAGGATAATAAAGCGCTGGTCAGTGAGGTTTTTACGTCGCAATTGGGGCAGATAAAGGCTCCTAAAGGAAAATTGAATATACTACGGTTTTTTTTGCGAAATGTAATTGGTGCTCTCACCCGTCCGCTTGTTTACGTAAGCCAGCAGCCCATGATCGGTGCCCTTTTGGGCGTTTGTCACCGGCTGCCTATTGCGATCGCAGAGGCGACACTCCAGCTGCAAGCACGTGTGTCCGTCTTTGTGGGGCAAGTTGAGCTGCCGCAGCTGCCGCTTGAAGTCCACATACTCCTTGGGGTCTAGTGAGCACTCCTCCAAGCCGGAAACCACTTGGGTAGCGTAGTTTTTTCTCCAAACACGTTGTTTTTCGTTATTTATACGCAACAGCGGTTTGATTAAACCGGCGCGTCTCATTTTCCATGTTATCGATATCGAAAGTGAGGGGTGGAAAATAGGGATGACAATTGGGCGCGCAATTTTGAAGATTTGTTTACCTACTATTAATCATTCAAATATCTTTGTACTCTCTCAGTGCTCTGGGAAGCGCTCTATTTAATACTAGGAAATCTCATTAAATTACTTTCGTAAAGTGCGCTTACAATTGTGCTAAATTGTTCGATAAATACCAGTTTAGTTAAGCACGGtaaattcaaattataaaGCATTATCTATCTATAACTTTGTTCTAAGGTCAATACTTTATTTGTACAACTGATTAAACAAATTGCGGCTCTTTTCCACCATcccaataacaataaaaaatatatacaattcgtgattatttgattttattagtttatttattttagtatttGAAGATGTCCAATTCTTTTTATATCAAGATCTTTTACACAAGGCAACGTCACTCTGcaattaaagtaaaatataaaatatattaaatacatcATCTCAAGACAgccgaaatatatatatttgtattagtCAGACGCCTTAGACCATCCTTAAGCCGAAGCTTTCTGGTGGAAACCGCAAAAGGTGTTTAAGGTAATCAtcagtttatttattaatttaaaaaaaaaaattctcgAAAATATTACCTTATACAGTCGAATAAACGAGCTCATTTAGTTATATTTGCCTGCGATAAACCACATTTCTGAGTTGATCTGGAAACAAGAGATAAAATAGGTAAGTAAAATGCTAGTTTAAGtataataaagtttttattgaaaCTTTTTAGTCAGACGCCTTAGACCATCATTAAGCCGAAGCTTTCTGGTGGAAACCGCAAAAGGTGTTGAAGTTAATCATCAGTAAAACGTATATTGCATTCAAACATAAAAATGTTAGTGTAAATAAATTACCTTTATCGGTAAATCCATGTgctcgctgctgcagctggacCCATACATAACCTCAAACCAGAATGTAAATTCtggaaataaaagaaaatggcaTCAATACAGTGTGTACAAGGAGTACttccaaatattttatatatttgattaGGTTTCAGTTTACAATTTTCTGCACGGTTATGAGCTCAGTACAGGTCTGTGTAAAAGATCATCAGAGAAGCATAGACCAACCAAAAGTATTAATATCTTACCTCCAATGTGACAATGGCGTCTCCAGTGGGCTCAGTGCCCAAGGTGTCTCAACGGGCTCACATGTTGTCCCGAGGTGTCTCACATGCACCATGCACGTGGAGTGCCCGGATTTCGATTTATCCAAATGCTTAGGGTTTCAATATTGTTCACTGCAAGAAATACAGAACTTTTAGAACATATTCTTGCCAAACCCAAAGAAAGTTCTTGAAGTTATATGCCATCAGATCGCCGAATCATCTTAAATGAACAAATATATAACGAGGCACTGAAAAATACAGCGCCAAGTCGAGAATTTGTTCCTTCAGTCTCGTCATCTGTTTCATCATTTGAGGCATAACACTCTTCCATTTAAGCACTTTAATTCACTTGATATAAAACTATTTACGAAGAGCACACAACTTACCATTTCGAGTcttgaaataaaatgaacgAGTTTCGTCATCGCACGTGGAAGGAAAAATTCTGTGAAAAGATGGCGGCCAACTATCGATGTCTCTGAATGCAACCATGGTAGTATCGTATCGGAAaaattgtttggtttttgcctgatatatattgtataagaATGTGCAATAATTAACTTAACCGAATAAATGAtattccatttaattttcattaaatcattcataaaatacttaatatatgaaaaactttcatatttatatgttaattCGATGTATCGATTGCCTATCGCTGTCTTCGGTGATCTAGCCCAAACAGCTGATTTTACCAAAATACTTACCACACGTGTGCCACTTTTTAAGTTATATTGTTTACAGTTTTTGGGAATTACAGCTTACAATGGTATATATAAatctttaatatttaattaaacccGACCTAACATCTTCAGTTCTTTTGCAGGGAAAACACAAGAAAACGCAGAAGGTTAAGAAACAACGTAATGCACAGCTTAAACGCATCATAAAACCCACAGACGCGCGGCTTAAGGATCAGATTCGAGTGAAAAGAAAGAAGGCCGAGGATCCGCACCAGATCAAGGTGCACGAGGCCACCCAGCAGAGCTCCGCTCTGTTCTTCCAGTACAACACCCAGCTGGGACCGCCGTACCACATCGTTCTGGACACGAACTTCATTAACTTTAGCATTAAGAACAAACTGGATATTGTGCAAGGTATGATGGACTGTCTGTATGCCAAGTGCATACCCTATATCTCCGACTGCGTGCGTGCCGAGCTGGAGAAGCTGGGCAACAAGTACAAGCTGGCCCTGCGCATCATCTCCGATCCCAGATTCGAGCGACTGCCGTGCCTGCACAAGGGCACCTATGCGGACGATTGCCTCGTGGAGCGGGTGCGCCAGCACAAATGCTACATTGTGGCCACCAACGACAAGGACCTTAAGAATCGCATCCGGAAGATTCCCGGCGTGCCCATCATGTACGTGGCTGCGCATAAGTACGCGATTGAGCGTATGCCAGAAGCGTATGGAGTCAAGGCGTAGACCTTTTTTACTTCTTATCCTAAgtgtacatttttaaatatattcttaCATGTAAGCAGCAAGCAATGCGTTTCGTATTTCCTGTTGTTTTTTAGTAGAATGCTTTTACTGCATTGTCTGGATCAACAAAGGAGACATAAGTTCTATTAAGTTACAAATAGTTTAACTACAACAGAATCTCCAAATCGACCAATGTccacaacaataacaaacacGAAGCGATTACATTTAAAAGTTTATGACTTTATTCAAAAACTCTGGATTGATTGGCCTCGAAAGTGTTCACTTAGGCATCGGCGTGCAGACGAGGAGTGGGCTTGGACAGGAAGTCCGAGTATGCCTGGTAAGGAGTGGAGCCCAGAGGCATCTCCTTCCACAGATCGGGGGTCAAGTACGCGTACGTCTTGGCGATGGCGGCATATGTAGCCTTGGCGAAGTTGCCGAGGGTTCCAGTGGAGCCACGGGCCGAGGTGTAGCAATCCTCAATACCGGCCATGGTCAGCAGCTTCTTGGGCACGGGGGCCGAGACAATGCCAGTACCACGGGGAGCGGGGATGAGGCGCACGGAGACGGAACCGCACTTGCCGGTGACCTTGCAGGGCACGGTGTGGGGCTTGCCGATCTTGTTGCCCCAGTAGCCACGGCGCACGGGCACCACGGAGAGCTTGGCCAGAATGATGGCACCACGGATGGCGGTGGCCACTTCCTTGCTGCACTTAACGCCCAGACCAATGTGGCCATTGTTGTCGCCGATGGCAACGAAGGCCTTGAAACGGGTACGCTGACCAGCACGGGTCTGCTTCTGGACGGGCATGATCTTCAGCACCTCATCCTTCAGCGAGGATCCCAGGAAGAAGTCGATGATCTCGAACTCTTTGATGGGAAGCGAGTACAGGTAGATCTCCTCCAAAGACTTGATCTTGCCCTCGCGCACCAGGCGTCCCAGCTTGGTCACTGGCACCCACTCCTTGGAGTCCTCCTTTCCACGTCCACGGGCCCAGCGTCCACGGCCACGACCGCGTCCACCACGACCACCACGAGAGCCAAATCCGCCACGGAATCCACTACGGGCTGGAGCTTCGTCCGCCATTCTGAAAGAGAGTTAAAAAAATAGGTTAGGTTCacgttttttattgtaaatcCTAAGATTTTCTGCTCCCAAGCCAGATACCTAATCTTTAGCCGCAAGTCTCATAGTGACTACCGCAAAATAAAGTAAAGGTGTTAACCCTACTACATATAGTCGCCATTTTGGAACACGTGGTGTCCCCCAAAGGGACAATTGATTTTTACGAAAGATACAACCCATCACTTGGATTTTTACACTTTTAGCTAGCTTTTAGCATATATCAAAACTCTGACTGTGGTATGGCGCATGCTGATTAAATTAAACACCATTTATTTCCCACATAATCCAACCGAAAATGCTTACTTGTAGGTCTATCAACTTTATTGGGGTGAAGACAAAAACGAAATGGCCGAGCCATCCGCTTAGAGCTGGGGCAATCACTTACGATAGTGCCGATACCATCGATAAGCATAATATCGTATGGGAAATcgatatatatacaaatatttaaatgatgaatttcaaattatgtcAAGTTACTTACAAAATACTGTGTAAAAATTTCAGAAtttaaacatgtttttttttttaatagttttaagAGTTTGACGAAATGAATTAGATATATGTGTTCAGGGCTTTTTACATTAAAGCGATTTTCTTTTTAAGCCCAATTTTTGGTCTTGTTTTTGAAGACGAAGATCCATTTTGCTCTTCTTAAAGATaagttgaaaaatataataattaaatttataaattatttataattgtatattatataaatatatatttaatggcaCATTTATAATATGTAAGTTCATACAATTTTAATGGTTTTAGTGTTTAACGACCCCAAAAGAAGTTTGGGAAAGGATTCGGCAATTGTGGTAGTGGTGGCAAATTTGGAAGGGAAATTTCTGGTAAGGATATTGCTGTTA
The sequence above is a segment of the Drosophila melanogaster chromosome 2L genome. Coding sequences within it:
- the Fkbp59 gene encoding FK506-binding protein 59kD, isoform B — encoded protein: MPEGNKIDLSGDGGVLKEILKEGTGTETPHSGCTVSLHYTGRLVDGTEFDSSLSRNEPFEFSLGKGNVIKAFDMGVATMKLGERCFLTCAPNYAYGAAGSPPAIPPDATLIFELEMLGWKGEDLSPNQDGSIDRTILEASDKKRTPSDGAFVKAHISGSFEGRVFEDRDVEFDYGEGKAIGIIDGVEIALEKMNVGETSRIKIQAKYAFGAKGNEEFKIPPNATVEYTVKLVDCGKGLEEWKLSDEERLAEAKVYKEKGTNYFKKENWALAIKMYTKCKNILPTTVHTNEEVKKIKVATHSNIALCHQKSNDHFEAKQECNEVLALDKNNVKALYRRGQCNLTINELEDALEDFQKVIQLEPGNKAAANQVIICKQKLKESKNKEKKLYANMFTKLAANDKETEPPRETDVLSKCGEWSEEDAKREAELTLERDNIIMI
- the CG34183 gene encoding uncharacterized protein; the protein is MTTEKGEQLRQQLIAAVVKKRAAIARAHEIVVRLLEPGIPEPEFLSLLCEIGPPNYSDIVDEREINKLCGYPLCSTVLENVPKQKYSISASKNKVYDITERKKFCSGYCFKASEYIKSQVPTSPLWLRDRETRPSFQLLPRNT
- the CG4537 gene encoding uncharacterized protein — translated: MVCEKCEAKLSKVSAPNPWRTSTAPAGGRKINENKALSSARERYNPIGTALPPCRICRQKVHQMGSHYCQACAYKKAICAMCGKKIMNTKNYKQSST
- the mtDNA-helicase gene encoding mitochondrial DNA helicase; translation: MRRAGLIKPLLRINNEKQRVWRKNYATQVVSGLEECSLDPKEYVDFKRQLRQLNLPHKDGHTCLQLECRLCDRNRQPVTNAQKGTDHGLLAYVNKRTGAFICPNCDVKTSLTSALLSYQLPKPVGYKQPLQRQPVYESRFPHLAVVTPEACAALGIKGLKEDQLNAIGAQWEPQQQLLHFKLRNAAQVEVGEKVLYLGDRREEIFQSSSSSGLLIHGAMNKTKAVLVSNLIDFIVLATQNIETHCVVCLPYELKTLPQECLPALERFKELIFWLHYDASHSWDAARAFALKLDERRCLLIRPTETEPAPHLALRRRLNLRHILAKATPVQHKAITTFGAMRNDILSELQNIEKVNGVKWKRFPVLNKLLKGHRRGELTILTGPTGSGKTTFMSEYSLDLAMQGVNTLWGSFEIRNTRLAATLLRQYVGYPLDDRLHEFNHWAAEFERLPLYFMTFHGQQPLKPVLEAIEHASYVHDVMHVIIDNLQFMMGVSTFRGDKFFEQDSIIAAFRSFATKHNVHVTLVMHPRKERQEDELTTSSVFGTAKATQEADNVLIIQDKRLTSVRGKKYLQIAKNRYSGDLGIMPLEFDKDGLSYSTQIQNAKRKREKTPSEN
- the Bka gene encoding bekka translates to MGKHKKTQKVKKQRNAQLKRIIKPTDARLKDQIRVKRKKAEDPHQIKVHEATQQSSALFFQYNTQLGPPYHIVLDTNFINFSIKNKLDIVQGMMDCLYAKCIPYISDCVRAELEKLGNKYKLALRIISDPRFERLPCLHKGTYADDCLVERVRQHKCYIVATNDKDLKNRIRKIPGVPIMYVAAHKYAIERMPEAYGVKA
- the RpS2 gene encoding ribosomal protein S2, isoform A, which encodes MADEAPARSGFRGGFGSRGGRGGRGRGRGRWARGRGKEDSKEWVPVTKLGRLVREGKIKSLEEIYLYSLPIKEFEIIDFFLGSSLKDEVLKIMPVQKQTRAGQRTRFKAFVAIGDNNGHIGLGVKCSKEVATAIRGAIILAKLSVVPVRRGYWGNKIGKPHTVPCKVTGKCGSVSVRLIPAPRGTGIVSAPVPKKLLTMAGIEDCYTSARGSTGTLGNFAKATYAAIAKTYAYLTPDLWKEMPLGSTPYQAYSDFLSKPTPRLHADA